In the genome of Calliopsis andreniformis isolate RMS-2024a chromosome 10, iyCalAndr_principal, whole genome shotgun sequence, one region contains:
- the LOC143184774 gene encoding uncharacterized protein LOC143184774 isoform X1 — translation MMSDGKKVGENSSSEVVDQFRSCRDLSDIVPLYIPRALYLKPVAKINVSVNLPQLKVPGKTISTWEVMEKIRTLILPDEFASLKVAKSTLEFIRLEGDLQDRCRLQRVLARLDSQRLNLSGFPNVLKVRAAETKDEFPTRHSWDSYFRDAKHMNELKPGERPDTIHITGLPVKWFTEDGATMPSESLIAKIFKKWGALRRIDVPAADPYRSRMRLGTNINKFSYEDGIFFDAYIQYVEYMDFVRAMDALRGMKLLKREGENAFTAAIKITFDKTKHMSDSTIAHREFERKRLIAQDTLAAERLRRKEEAEEKRREELKKKEEVDAKAKDNRRQKREEKRKRKAITIFRKKEEDKVSMKIAREGQKLIKAQRQLESIRLLDELFDRIKIKVENNEIKIDEIPKTDTKCDDKKNSKEDGTVQVLSSDEDGKKDKKLKKSKKKKSKKEKKKKKKRKKGKDSENSASLSEDSGTEEQTKKLKSVLKQNVAYPSSSTTSAPLDSLPYPTLYPRFPQPWYYEAALPMIYPTLSRGMSRGGRFSRGRGRGLLWRNSGNPRALQSFNPHLYNEQYYKYFAHLVGQDYHSFEYRNSRSFSKSRSRSKSRTRTRSKSRSRSRPKSRSRPSSRSNSRSQRKSRTRSRSRSRSKSRSKSRSRSRRRSRSRSRSRRRRGKSKSRSRSGTRVRSRSRRSRSRKKSRSPTRSRSWNNSRNRFKRRRDRSASKVKITRAKSRSNSPKRRSRSSTWSMPKSPDRRSCSWSKSVDNVNNSKLDSEKSVQVQEEKGSNKEVSQVSQPEKAASD, via the exons GAAAAACAATATCAACATGGGAAGTAATGGAGAAGATACGTACCCTTATACTACCGGACGAGTTTGCATCTCTGAAGGTAGCCAAGAGTACGCTGGAATTTATCAGATTGGAAGGAGACCTGCAAGACAGATGCAGGCTACAGCGTGTGCTAGCAAGGCTGGACTCGCAACGTTTGAATCTCTCTGGATTCCCAAATGTATTAAAAGTTCGAGCAGCAGAGACGAAAGATGAGTTTCCTACGAGACACAGTTGGGATTCTTACTTTAGAGATGCTAAGCATATGAATGAACTCAAGCCTGGTGAGAGGCCTGACACCATACACATAACAGGCTTGCCTGTTAAGTGGTTCACAGAGGATGGTGCAACCATGCCTAGTGAATCTTTGATTGCGAAAATCTTTAAGAAGTGGGGAGCACTTAGAAGAATTGATGTACCTGCTGCTGATCCTTATAGATCAAGAATGCGTCTTGgcacaaatataaataaattcagttatgaagatggGATATTTTTTGATGCGTATATTCAGTATGTAGAATATATGGATTTTGTTAGAGCTATGGATGCATTACGTGGGATGAAACTCCTTAAAAGAGAAGGAGAGAATGCATTCACAGCTGCCATTAAG ATCACGTTCGATAAAACAAAGCATATGAGTGATAGCACTATCGCGCATAGAGAATTTGAGAGGAAACGTCTTATAGCGCAGGATACGTTAGCAGCGGAAAGACTTCGTAGGAAAGAGGAAGCTGAAGAGAAACGTCGCGAGGAGTTGAA GAAAAAAGAAGAAGTGGACGCGAAAGCAAAAGACAATAGACGGCAAAAAAGAGAGGAAAAACGCAAACGAAAAGCAATAACTATATTTCGGAAAAAAGAGGAGGACAAAGTGTCTATGAAAATTGCTAGAGAGGGACAGAAATTAATAAAAGCACAGCGGCAACTTGAAAGTATTCGGCTTTTGGACGAATTATTTGATAGAATAAAG ATAAAAGTGGAAAATAACGAAATAAAAATCGACGAAATCCCTAAAACCGATACAAAATGTGATGATAAGAAAAATAGCAAAGAGGATGGTACCGTTCAAGTATTAAGTTCAGACGAGGATGGGAAGAAAGACAAGAAGCTTAAAAAATCTAAGAAAAAGAAATCCaagaaggaaaagaaaaaaaag AAAAAACGGAAAAAGGGAAAGGATTCGGAAAACTCAGCAAGTCTGAGCGAAGACTCAGGGACGGAAGAACAAACGAAAAAGTTGAAAAGTGTTCTGAAACAGAATGTTGCATATCCATCTTCATCAACAA CTTCTGCTCCCTTGGACTCTCTTCCTTATCCGACCCTCTACCCACGATTCCCTCAACCATGGTACTACGAAGCAGCTTTACCCATGATTTACCCAACTTTGTCAAGGGGTATGTCCAGAGGAGGGCGCTTCTCCCGTGGAAGAGGTAGAGGACTCTTGTGGCGTAACAGCGGAAATCCTCGCGCACTTCAGAGTTTCAACCCTCACCTGTACAACGAGCAGTACTACAAGTACTTCGCTCATTTAGTCGGCCAGGATTATCACTCGTTCGAGTACAGGAATTCACGGTCCTTCAGCAAATCCAGGTCTAGGTCCAAGTCAAGAACGAGGACCAGGTCTAAGTCAAGATCACGGTCGAGGCCGAAGTCCAGGTCCAGACCTAGCTCCAGATCGAACTCTAGATCCCAGCGTAAATCGAGAACACGTTCAAGATCGCGGTCCAGGTCTAAATCGAGAAGCAAATCGAGGTCGCGAAGTCGCAGACGAAGTAGAAGCAGATCTCGATCAAGAAGACGACGAGGGAAGTCGAAGTCAAGGTCGAGGTCTGGCACGAGGGTACGTTCGCGATCTCGGCGGTCGAGGTCTAGGAAAAagtctcgatcgccaaccagatCAAGATCTTGGAATAATAGCAGAAATCGGTTCAAACGTAGGAGAGATAGATCTGCGTCGAAAGTGAAAATCACCAGGGCAAAGTCTCGTAGTAATTCGCCTAAGAGAAGATCTCGTAGCAGCACTTGGTCCATGCCGAAGTCTCCTGACAGAAGAAGCTGTTCCTGGTCAAAAAGTGTTGATAATGTGAACAATAGTAAGTTGGATTCTGAGAAATCGGTGCAAGTGCAGGAGGAGAAGGGATCTAATAAAGAAGTATCACAAGTTTCTCAACCAGAGAAGGCTGCTTCTGACTGA
- the LOC143184774 gene encoding uncharacterized protein LOC143184774 isoform X2 has translation MEKIRTLILPDEFASLKVAKSTLEFIRLEGDLQDRCRLQRVLARLDSQRLNLSGFPNVLKVRAAETKDEFPTRHSWDSYFRDAKHMNELKPGERPDTIHITGLPVKWFTEDGATMPSESLIAKIFKKWGALRRIDVPAADPYRSRMRLGTNINKFSYEDGIFFDAYIQYVEYMDFVRAMDALRGMKLLKREGENAFTAAIKITFDKTKHMSDSTIAHREFERKRLIAQDTLAAERLRRKEEAEEKRREELKKKEEVDAKAKDNRRQKREEKRKRKAITIFRKKEEDKVSMKIAREGQKLIKAQRQLESIRLLDELFDRIKIKVENNEIKIDEIPKTDTKCDDKKNSKEDGTVQVLSSDEDGKKDKKLKKSKKKKSKKEKKKKKKRKKGKDSENSASLSEDSGTEEQTKKLKSVLKQNVAYPSSSTTSAPLDSLPYPTLYPRFPQPWYYEAALPMIYPTLSRGMSRGGRFSRGRGRGLLWRNSGNPRALQSFNPHLYNEQYYKYFAHLVGQDYHSFEYRNSRSFSKSRSRSKSRTRTRSKSRSRSRPKSRSRPSSRSNSRSQRKSRTRSRSRSRSKSRSKSRSRSRRRSRSRSRSRRRRGKSKSRSRSGTRVRSRSRRSRSRKKSRSPTRSRSWNNSRNRFKRRRDRSASKVKITRAKSRSNSPKRRSRSSTWSMPKSPDRRSCSWSKSVDNVNNSKLDSEKSVQVQEEKGSNKEVSQVSQPEKAASD, from the exons ATGGAGAAGATACGTACCCTTATACTACCGGACGAGTTTGCATCTCTGAAGGTAGCCAAGAGTACGCTGGAATTTATCAGATTGGAAGGAGACCTGCAAGACAGATGCAGGCTACAGCGTGTGCTAGCAAGGCTGGACTCGCAACGTTTGAATCTCTCTGGATTCCCAAATGTATTAAAAGTTCGAGCAGCAGAGACGAAAGATGAGTTTCCTACGAGACACAGTTGGGATTCTTACTTTAGAGATGCTAAGCATATGAATGAACTCAAGCCTGGTGAGAGGCCTGACACCATACACATAACAGGCTTGCCTGTTAAGTGGTTCACAGAGGATGGTGCAACCATGCCTAGTGAATCTTTGATTGCGAAAATCTTTAAGAAGTGGGGAGCACTTAGAAGAATTGATGTACCTGCTGCTGATCCTTATAGATCAAGAATGCGTCTTGgcacaaatataaataaattcagttatgaagatggGATATTTTTTGATGCGTATATTCAGTATGTAGAATATATGGATTTTGTTAGAGCTATGGATGCATTACGTGGGATGAAACTCCTTAAAAGAGAAGGAGAGAATGCATTCACAGCTGCCATTAAG ATCACGTTCGATAAAACAAAGCATATGAGTGATAGCACTATCGCGCATAGAGAATTTGAGAGGAAACGTCTTATAGCGCAGGATACGTTAGCAGCGGAAAGACTTCGTAGGAAAGAGGAAGCTGAAGAGAAACGTCGCGAGGAGTTGAA GAAAAAAGAAGAAGTGGACGCGAAAGCAAAAGACAATAGACGGCAAAAAAGAGAGGAAAAACGCAAACGAAAAGCAATAACTATATTTCGGAAAAAAGAGGAGGACAAAGTGTCTATGAAAATTGCTAGAGAGGGACAGAAATTAATAAAAGCACAGCGGCAACTTGAAAGTATTCGGCTTTTGGACGAATTATTTGATAGAATAAAG ATAAAAGTGGAAAATAACGAAATAAAAATCGACGAAATCCCTAAAACCGATACAAAATGTGATGATAAGAAAAATAGCAAAGAGGATGGTACCGTTCAAGTATTAAGTTCAGACGAGGATGGGAAGAAAGACAAGAAGCTTAAAAAATCTAAGAAAAAGAAATCCaagaaggaaaagaaaaaaaag AAAAAACGGAAAAAGGGAAAGGATTCGGAAAACTCAGCAAGTCTGAGCGAAGACTCAGGGACGGAAGAACAAACGAAAAAGTTGAAAAGTGTTCTGAAACAGAATGTTGCATATCCATCTTCATCAACAA CTTCTGCTCCCTTGGACTCTCTTCCTTATCCGACCCTCTACCCACGATTCCCTCAACCATGGTACTACGAAGCAGCTTTACCCATGATTTACCCAACTTTGTCAAGGGGTATGTCCAGAGGAGGGCGCTTCTCCCGTGGAAGAGGTAGAGGACTCTTGTGGCGTAACAGCGGAAATCCTCGCGCACTTCAGAGTTTCAACCCTCACCTGTACAACGAGCAGTACTACAAGTACTTCGCTCATTTAGTCGGCCAGGATTATCACTCGTTCGAGTACAGGAATTCACGGTCCTTCAGCAAATCCAGGTCTAGGTCCAAGTCAAGAACGAGGACCAGGTCTAAGTCAAGATCACGGTCGAGGCCGAAGTCCAGGTCCAGACCTAGCTCCAGATCGAACTCTAGATCCCAGCGTAAATCGAGAACACGTTCAAGATCGCGGTCCAGGTCTAAATCGAGAAGCAAATCGAGGTCGCGAAGTCGCAGACGAAGTAGAAGCAGATCTCGATCAAGAAGACGACGAGGGAAGTCGAAGTCAAGGTCGAGGTCTGGCACGAGGGTACGTTCGCGATCTCGGCGGTCGAGGTCTAGGAAAAagtctcgatcgccaaccagatCAAGATCTTGGAATAATAGCAGAAATCGGTTCAAACGTAGGAGAGATAGATCTGCGTCGAAAGTGAAAATCACCAGGGCAAAGTCTCGTAGTAATTCGCCTAAGAGAAGATCTCGTAGCAGCACTTGGTCCATGCCGAAGTCTCCTGACAGAAGAAGCTGTTCCTGGTCAAAAAGTGTTGATAATGTGAACAATAGTAAGTTGGATTCTGAGAAATCGGTGCAAGTGCAGGAGGAGAAGGGATCTAATAAAGAAGTATCACAAGTTTCTCAACCAGAGAAGGCTGCTTCTGACTGA